A window of Oncorhynchus keta strain PuntledgeMale-10-30-2019 chromosome 27, Oket_V2, whole genome shotgun sequence contains these coding sequences:
- the LOC118359654 gene encoding TLD domain-containing protein 2-like isoform X2 codes for MFIQGDIFIGESLKNMDILKALRYNLLLNEHLPARLEQCPWSLVYSTQRHGTSLSTLYKSMGGMDCSTSTLTVIRDNCGQVFGAFCPTTLRISLSYYGTGHTFLFSFSPQLQVYEWKFSNSFFVKGSPDYLAFGGGGGLFGLWLDDGLIRGQSQRCDTFDNDVLSSSDDFLINDLEVWAIS; via the exons ATGTTCATACAGGGAGACATTTTCATTGGAGAATCACTGAAGAATATGGATATACTCAAAGCCTTGCGTTACAACCTCTTG CTAAATGAGCATCTTCCTGCCCGGCTAGAGCAGTGCCCCTGGTCTCTGGTTTACAGCACCCAGAGACACGGCACCAGCCTGAGCACTCTGTACAAGAGCATGGGGGGCATGGACTGCAGCACCAGTACCCTCACTGTCATCAGAGACAACTGTGGACAG GTGTTTGGTGCATTTTGTCCTACTACTCTTCGAATCAGTCTTTCATACTATGGAACAGGACACacattcctcttctccttctctccacaaCTCCAG GTTTATGAATGGAAGTTTAGTAACTCCTTCTTTGTGAAGGGAAGTCCAGACTACCTGGCATTTGGTGGAGGAGG GGGTCTCTTTGGCCTGTGGTTAGACGATGGCCTGATCCGTGGGCAGAGCCAGAGGTGTGACACATTTGACAATGACGTGTTGTCCTCCTCTGACGACTTCCTAATCAACGACCTGGAGGTTTGGGCCATCTCCTGA
- the LOC118359654 gene encoding TLD domain-containing protein 2-like isoform X1, with translation MFIQGDIFIGESLKNMDILKALRYNLLVNRVRQASPSFQRINSRDEENQEKDFEIVEVDSLHTQRRCLSDRQDLDFLSSEDPTKPELTDQSNLLHIGQLCQLNEHLPARLEQCPWSLVYSTQRHGTSLSTLYKSMGGMDCSTSTLTVIRDNCGQVFGAFCPTTLRISLSYYGTGHTFLFSFSPQLQVYEWKFSNSFFVKGSPDYLAFGGGGGLFGLWLDDGLIRGQSQRCDTFDNDVLSSSDDFLINDLEVWAIS, from the exons ATGTTCATACAGGGAGACATTTTCATTGGAGAATCACTGAAGAATATGGATATACTCAAAGCCTTGCGTTACAACCTCTTG gTCAACCGTGTCAGACAGGCCTCACCCTCATTCCAGCGGATCAATAGTAGGGATGAAGAGAATCAGGAAAAAGATTTTGAGATTGTCGAAGTGGACAGTCTTCATACACAAAGACGGTGCCTTTCAGACAGGCAGGATTTAGACTTCCTCAGCTCGGAGGACCCAACGAAGCCTGAGCTCACAGACCAAAGCAACCTCCTTCACATTGGTCAGCTATGTCAG CTAAATGAGCATCTTCCTGCCCGGCTAGAGCAGTGCCCCTGGTCTCTGGTTTACAGCACCCAGAGACACGGCACCAGCCTGAGCACTCTGTACAAGAGCATGGGGGGCATGGACTGCAGCACCAGTACCCTCACTGTCATCAGAGACAACTGTGGACAG GTGTTTGGTGCATTTTGTCCTACTACTCTTCGAATCAGTCTTTCATACTATGGAACAGGACACacattcctcttctccttctctccacaaCTCCAG GTTTATGAATGGAAGTTTAGTAACTCCTTCTTTGTGAAGGGAAGTCCAGACTACCTGGCATTTGGTGGAGGAGG GGGTCTCTTTGGCCTGTGGTTAGACGATGGCCTGATCCGTGGGCAGAGCCAGAGGTGTGACACATTTGACAATGACGTGTTGTCCTCCTCTGACGACTTCCTAATCAACGACCTGGAGGTTTGGGCCATCTCCTGA